gacaataatataattaaGGGTTTACTATAATAAATTACAAAAATAACGACTTCCATTGACTAACCGTGGAAGGCCTAGGAACCGCTCACAAGGTGATGAACAAACGACTTAAACttacactaaatatccttggagGGCCAAAGGAACCGCTCACAAGGTGATGAAAAAAGCAATTATACATTTTGATGATTAATTGGGGAACAGGGGGgagggcatatatatatatatatatatatatatatatatatatatatatatatatatatatatatatatatatatatatatatatatatatatttttacaacaaagaaggcagctcaagggcacacaaaaagaaaacaataaaaaaagccgctactcgctgctcctaaaaagaaacaaaagaggtggcgaaaacaagatcaaatacgggaggaggtgtcctgataccctcctattgaaagagttcaagtcgtaggcaggaggaaatacagatgaaggaagattgttccagagtttaccagcgtgagagatgaaagagtgaagatgctggttaactcttgcataaggggtttggacagtatagggatgaacatgagtagaaagtcagtgcagcggggcggggaggggaggcatgcagttcgcaagttcagaagagcagtcagcgtggaaatatcaatagaagatagaaagagaggcaacattgcggcggaatttaagaggtaaaagactatcagtatgaggaggagagctgatatatatatatatatatatatatatatatatatatatatatatatatatatatatatatatatatatatatatatatatatatattatatatatatatatatatatattttttttttggtatcaaaagaaagcaaattatatgtattattcataaatgggaagaaatagggttgaatactaaataaaatataaaataacatgtataataaggcatTTAATATTGGTTGATTtgtatagtgaaatgattatataaaaatagtagctttttatatagatatcttaaaatgattttaatacaagatggtcaacatattgaagtgttcatatgtgaatttgtatgcagatatattaatttttgtgtcgtcaggaaggtttttcgtcacggcgcgtgaaatgagtcagatttggCGAATTTTCGttgcgacttctggtcaagctcgagcaaaaactactgaagctaggaaggtgtGCATGGTGGCAAATTAAAGCTCTAtcaatacagattaataatcagaaaaaaaaaaaaaaaaatggaaagcactaactaaaaaagttataagcaaaaaactaggacgtgtccaaatcgtggCAAAAGGgctgaaaaacaggctattttgtgacggctcgacgacaaacttggaattgatctatcaaaaaatccttcaagctggtcaaactacattgccaataggtgctacatgccaaattatagccttctagaggcaatagcaattccacactagacaaaaacggcaaagtgtctggaattcgtcaaaatcgctctcaaaagggtttacattTCAAGCTCTAgcaacgaaactactgggagtagggaaatgttttgcatcatattggaaagcacattggtagggctaaattatttgttaaataagttttttgaaattctcaaaaaattagtgggtttcaaggttgggaactcaaaaatagtatTTTACCAGTTATTTATTGcgaatttatttgattttttaccctttcaagTCGTTTTTTGAGCCCGAtcgcttattaaaaaatatagccctttcactTTGCCGTCGactgataccaaaaacatttctgtagccccagaaataagggagttatggcgatttgcACCAAAgcagttgattttccaaaattcgtggCTTAATGACAGGGCGGGGGCAAGTTTCccgtccatagtgtagggttcactgtcTGTATACTATAAATaggtcaatacacacacacactcaaagacaCTTACACACAGAAATTCATTTAATATTTTACTATAAGGAAAATAATTTGTAAACCTTAGCAAGAAATAAATTCTGATTCatgaagacaaacagacaaatttGGCGTTTGAAAACCTTCAGAGCATAACACTGTCACACACAATAACATAACTACTGTAGATAAACACTTTTGAAGTGAGTTTTCATGTGTCTGGCAATGTCGGGCTTTGTCTTAAAGAGCCTTCCACAAatatcacacttgaactctctaaggccatagtgcctgaagatgTGTCGATTGAGTTCTGATTTGACACTGAATCTCTTCccacactcttcacactcatgacttcttacaccagtgtgtgtgagggtgtgtgtattaaggtgactcttcaggctgaattttttcccacattccttacactcatagttctttacaccagtgtgtgaaagggtgtgtccatcaagggtactcttcaggctaaattttttcccacattccttacattcgtagttcttcacaccagtgtgtgtaagagtgtgtctatcaaggttactCTTCCGGCTGaactttttcccacattcctcacattcatagttttttacaccagtgtgtgtaagggtgtgtctattaaGGGCACTCTTTTGGCTTAAAATTTTCCCACAtttcttacattcatagttctttacaccagtgtgtgtaagggtgtgcttATCAAGGGTACCCTTTTgactgaattttttcccacattccttacattcatagtcctttacaccagtgtgtgtaagggtatgtgTATTAAGGGTACCTTTTTgactgaattttttcccacattccttacattcatagtgtgtaagggtgtgatatctgaggccagACCTTGTATTGAATCCTTTttcacactccagacacacaaactttctctcttttttgttgctggagttgccagcagcaagttgctGCATCTGATGACTGTTGACCCTCCTGTCCCCTGCAACAgcctgctcctgcttgtcctggccacccatgctgctgtccagccccGCAGGTGAAGCAGCCCAACCTTTGCAGCGGCTGTGTTGTTgtcctcgttctcttttcctccacacactggcgtggtgggcggCCTGTCTGGCTGAGGAAGGCGGCCCGACTAACATGTAGGAGAAGTAGGCGTGGTCTGTGAAGCACAAGGGACATATATTCTATATTGTTTATACTTCAGTGTATGCAAATTAATCTATTGAGCATTGGAAATGGTCTTGAACATATGTTCAAAGGGTGGGGGGGTCgagtgaaaaggcatatacatGCATTTGTtttggtgacggcggcggcggccattgggaggtgagcagtgttgccaacgatctggttagcgatggtatgcttggttagcaattagcccatgcatgtgagaccaggtccaccatgcgtggttgttattttctttttagaacacgcagcccaacggctgccgtgctgagggccgggtatattATTAGGTAAATgtatgtgtttaaaaaaaaaaataagaaccacgtgtggtggacctggtctcacatgcgtgggctaatcactAACCAAGCgttggatcgttggcaacactgctcacctcccaatggccgccgccaccaccaaaacaaatgtatgtatatgccttttcactaccatcgCTTACCATCCAACTTTATAATTAACGAGGccgtattattctagtgtttgcccatactcacccctcgcaaccaaaattggctagggggccattgagacttcggggaatgcagtggt
This window of the Eriocheir sinensis breed Jianghai 21 chromosome 50, ASM2467909v1, whole genome shotgun sequence genome carries:
- the LOC126982352 gene encoding zinc finger protein 239-like; this translates as MLVGPPSSARQAAHHASVWRKRERGQQHSRCKGWAASPAGLDSSMGGQDKQEQAVAGDRRVNSHQMQQLAAGNSSNKKERKFVCLECEKGFNTRSGLRYHTLTHYECKECGKKFSQKGTLNTHTLTHTGVKDYECKECGKKFSQKGTLDKHTLTHTGVKNYECKKCGKILSQKSALNRHTLTHTGVKNYECEECGKKFSRKSNLDRHTLTHTGVKNYECKECGKKFSLKSTLDGHTLSHTGVKNYECKECGKKFSLKSHLNTHTLTHTGVRSHECEECGKRFSVKSELNRHIFRHYGLREFKCDICGRLFKTKPDIARHMKTHFKSVYLQ